A window of the Elusimicrobiota bacterium genome harbors these coding sequences:
- a CDS encoding KilA-N domain-containing protein, with translation MKKKSVIVQGREIVFFSKEEEDYISLTDIARYKNPEEPKDLVKNWLRSKNTIEFLGLWEKLHNPVFKGVEFDSFMYKAGTNSFVLSPSKWIETTGAVGIISRPGNTGGTFAHRDIAFEFAAWVSPEFKLFLLKEFQRLKKDEAERVKSGWNFQRALAKVNYRIHTDAIRDTLIPAELTKSQINEVYATEADILNMALFGKTAWQWREAHPGVTGNIRDCATIEQLVVLSNLESINSVFIRQGLSQSQRLRQLNATAIIQMKSLSGAAMLKKLGTKERSAKYSVLVQPKMIGSRRIFCALRDRVL, from the coding sequence ATGAAGAAGAAAAGCGTTATAGTCCAGGGGCGGGAGATTGTGTTTTTTTCAAAAGAAGAGGAAGATTACATCTCCCTTACAGATATAGCGCGGTACAAGAATCCGGAAGAACCTAAAGATTTGGTTAAAAACTGGCTGCGCTCTAAAAACACAATAGAGTTTTTGGGATTGTGGGAGAAGCTGCATAACCCCGTTTTCAAAGGGGTCGAATTCGACTCCTTTATGTATAAGGCGGGAACCAATTCATTTGTGCTTTCTCCGTCAAAGTGGATTGAAACCACAGGTGCTGTTGGAATCATTTCCAGGCCCGGCAATACTGGCGGCACATTTGCGCATCGCGATATAGCGTTTGAATTTGCCGCGTGGGTCAGCCCTGAATTTAAACTTTTTCTCCTAAAGGAATTCCAGCGCCTTAAAAAAGATGAGGCGGAACGTGTAAAGTCGGGCTGGAATTTCCAGCGGGCGCTGGCCAAAGTGAATTATAGGATTCATACAGATGCAATCCGGGACACGCTTATTCCGGCGGAGCTTACAAAATCTCAAATTAACGAAGTATACGCCACGGAAGCGGATATTCTTAATATGGCCTTGTTTGGAAAAACTGCCTGGCAATGGCGGGAAGCCCATCCGGGTGTGACAGGAAATATCCGCGACTGTGCCACAATTGAGCAACTGGTAGTTCTCTCAAATCTGGAAAGCATTAATTCAGTCTTTATCAGGCAGGGGCTTTCGCAAAGCCAAAGGCTGCGGCAGTTGAACGCTACGGCTATTATTCAAATGAAGTCTTTGTCCGGCGCCGCGATGCTTAAAAAACTCGGAACAAAAGAGCGTTCGGCAAAATATTCTGTTTTAGTGCAGCCTAAAATGATAGGGAGCCGGCGGATTTTCTGCGCGCTCCGGGACCGGGTTTTGTAA
- the pheT gene encoding phenylalanine--tRNA ligase subunit beta: MKILYSWLSDFIEAPLAPEDLQAKLGRIGLKTESVSRTGAAFEGVTVGRILKIEKHPNADKLSLCDVDYGSGVTRVVCGAKNIAEGQKILFAGVGAKLSEGELKKAKIRGVESEGMICSAAELGLAGDSSGILVLPESSTVGADARTLFEKSDLLLDIEMLPNLAYCLSHYAVARELCVFYGLPLKKPAVPELKAAAPAPVTIEEPGLCGRYAGVVIKNLPPVKTPAWMAARLAAMGSNPKGNLLIDVSNYVMYELGQPTHCFDMDKLSGPEIKVRRARADETLETLDGKTLKLDPEMLLIADREKPVALAGVMGGLQSAVSDTTTSVLIESAWFSPMCVRRASKKTGIKSESSYRFERGIDPELQLYAALRLAQLILAEAPGAKLEQISDVNPVKYVPAVVEADPARINAILGTEIPEKDIFACLKAISPSIKDEKPWTFYPPGYRRDIESAWDLAEEVARYSGYDVIPVRSSMKMMSASVTPAFEAAGELSARLAALGFSEVYNYDFVSLKELRNCLLNEEAAVSLKNPLSSDFQFLRPALVPGLLKALDYNINRGRNSAAIFETGTVYSRSGAQGKEEICCSGLMFGAFPQEQFWKGGADTADFYHLKGVMDHAFSGKSGFRFEKPKSAPAYFQPGAVLEMKLGAGTAGFLGLINPMAAINSGLKDVKIYYFEIQLSALARSRKTDFWQRMAQVRPVSDYPAIWRDLSVVLEEKYEWAELERAVIKTQDLARVDLIDIYKGKNIGENLHSVTIRFVFSSMEKTLTDAEINGRMTEILEKLSKNFNAKIRS, from the coding sequence ATGAAAATCCTTTATTCCTGGCTTTCTGATTTTATCGAAGCGCCTTTGGCGCCTGAAGACTTGCAGGCAAAACTCGGCCGCATAGGCCTGAAAACAGAATCGGTCTCTAGAACCGGCGCCGCTTTTGAAGGCGTGACGGTGGGCCGGATCCTAAAAATTGAAAAACATCCGAATGCCGACAAACTTTCGCTTTGCGACGTGGACTACGGTTCGGGCGTGACGCGCGTGGTATGCGGCGCTAAAAATATCGCAGAGGGCCAGAAAATACTTTTTGCCGGAGTGGGTGCTAAACTGTCGGAGGGGGAACTTAAAAAGGCGAAAATACGCGGCGTGGAATCGGAAGGCATGATCTGCTCGGCGGCGGAACTGGGACTCGCGGGCGACAGCTCCGGCATCTTGGTCCTGCCTGAAAGCTCGACCGTGGGGGCCGATGCCAGAACTCTTTTTGAAAAATCCGACCTTCTGCTTGACATAGAGATGCTGCCTAATCTCGCCTACTGCCTTTCCCATTACGCCGTGGCGCGCGAGCTTTGCGTCTTTTACGGTCTGCCGCTTAAAAAACCGGCCGTTCCCGAATTGAAAGCCGCGGCGCCCGCTCCGGTGACCATAGAAGAACCCGGGCTGTGCGGCCGCTACGCGGGCGTGGTGATAAAAAATCTTCCGCCTGTAAAAACTCCGGCCTGGATGGCCGCGCGCCTTGCCGCCATGGGCTCTAACCCGAAGGGCAACCTGCTGATAGACGTTTCAAATTATGTTATGTACGAGCTTGGTCAGCCCACCCACTGCTTTGACATGGACAAGCTTTCCGGCCCTGAAATAAAAGTACGCCGCGCGCGGGCTGATGAAACCCTTGAAACTCTTGACGGAAAAACCCTGAAACTTGATCCCGAAATGCTTCTGATAGCCGACCGGGAAAAACCGGTGGCGCTTGCGGGCGTTATGGGGGGGCTTCAGAGCGCCGTTTCAGATACCACCACCTCCGTGCTTATAGAGTCGGCCTGGTTTTCGCCTATGTGTGTGCGGCGCGCTTCAAAAAAAACCGGCATCAAAAGCGAGTCCTCCTATCGCTTTGAACGCGGTATCGACCCGGAACTTCAGCTTTACGCGGCTCTGCGCCTGGCCCAGCTGATACTTGCCGAAGCGCCCGGAGCGAAGCTTGAGCAGATTTCGGACGTGAACCCCGTAAAATACGTGCCGGCGGTGGTTGAGGCCGACCCCGCGCGCATAAACGCCATTCTTGGCACGGAAATTCCGGAAAAAGATATTTTCGCCTGTCTTAAAGCCATATCGCCCTCCATTAAGGATGAAAAGCCCTGGACCTTCTATCCTCCGGGCTACAGGCGCGATATTGAATCCGCCTGGGACCTGGCCGAGGAGGTGGCGCGTTACAGCGGCTATGATGTCATACCCGTGCGTTCCAGCATGAAAATGATGAGCGCCTCAGTGACGCCCGCCTTTGAAGCGGCGGGGGAACTGAGCGCGAGACTCGCCGCGCTTGGGTTCTCGGAAGTGTATAATTACGATTTTGTCTCATTGAAAGAGTTGCGCAACTGCCTGTTGAACGAGGAAGCGGCGGTTTCTCTTAAAAATCCGCTTTCTTCCGATTTTCAGTTCCTGCGGCCGGCGCTCGTACCGGGGCTTTTAAAAGCTCTTGATTACAACATCAACCGGGGCCGCAATTCCGCCGCCATTTTTGAGACCGGCACGGTTTATTCAAGGTCGGGCGCGCAGGGCAAAGAGGAAATTTGCTGTTCTGGTCTGATGTTCGGCGCTTTTCCGCAGGAACAGTTCTGGAAAGGCGGCGCTGATACCGCGGATTTCTACCATCTTAAAGGCGTTATGGATCATGCGTTTTCGGGTAAAAGCGGTTTCCGCTTTGAAAAGCCGAAGTCCGCGCCGGCCTATTTCCAGCCGGGAGCGGTCCTTGAAATGAAGCTTGGCGCGGGAACGGCGGGCTTTCTTGGCCTGATAAATCCCATGGCCGCCATAAACAGCGGCCTGAAGGATGTAAAGATCTATTACTTTGAAATACAGCTTTCCGCGCTTGCCCGGTCCCGCAAGACCGATTTCTGGCAGAGAATGGCTCAGGTGCGGCCGGTGTCGGACTACCCGGCCATCTGGCGCGATCTGTCGGTGGTGCTTGAAGAAAAATACGAGTGGGCGGAGCTGGAGCGCGCGGTCATAAAAACACAGGATCTGGCCCGCGTTGACCTTATCGACATTTACAAGGGCAAGAACATAGGCGAGAATCTGCACAGTGTCACCATCCGCTTTGTTTTCTCCTCCATGGAGAAAACGCTTACCGACGCCGAAATAAACGGCCGCATGACCGAAATCCTAGAAAAGCTGTCCAAAAATTTCAACGCCAAGATCCGAAGTTAA
- the pheS gene encoding phenylalanine--tRNA ligase subunit alpha → MTPEQWKGKLSLVRDSFFSALAEAKAEGLEALELLYFGRKGDLSLLLRDLKDFPIEERKTLGAMGNEIKSAMAAKLAEKKAGTCAGKISLKTSAFDLTMAGYPFPKGSLHPLTVTINRLTEAFIKLGFSMADASLMEEDYYNFEALNFPPDHPAREMQDTFYLDLKDRSGKDLLLRTHTSTVEIHTLKDRRPPLRVFHPGRVFRSEAVDASHSFAFHQIEGFYVDKNVSMADLRWTVDAFIKDLFGSSVEVRFMPSYFPFVEPGAEVEMSCVFCKGHSGKCPVCKGSGWIEVLGAGILHPNVMRATGYEPRQWGGFAFGAGIERFAMLLFGISDMRVFYENDLRILKQI, encoded by the coding sequence ATGACCCCCGAGCAGTGGAAAGGAAAGCTGTCCCTTGTAAGGGACAGCTTTTTTTCTGCTTTGGCCGAAGCCAAGGCGGAAGGCCTGGAAGCGCTTGAACTGCTTTATTTCGGAAGGAAGGGCGACTTAAGCCTGCTGCTGCGCGACCTGAAGGATTTTCCCATTGAAGAACGCAAAACCCTCGGCGCCATGGGCAACGAAATAAAAAGCGCCATGGCCGCTAAACTCGCCGAAAAAAAAGCCGGGACCTGCGCCGGAAAAATAAGCCTTAAAACCTCCGCTTTTGACCTTACCATGGCGGGTTATCCTTTTCCGAAGGGCAGCCTGCATCCGCTCACAGTCACCATAAACCGCCTGACCGAAGCCTTTATAAAACTAGGGTTTTCCATGGCCGATGCCTCCCTTATGGAGGAGGATTATTACAATTTTGAAGCCCTTAATTTCCCGCCGGACCATCCGGCGCGTGAAATGCAGGACACCTTTTATCTGGACCTGAAAGACCGCTCCGGCAAAGATCTGCTGCTGCGCACGCATACCTCAACGGTCGAGATACACACTTTGAAAGACCGCAGGCCGCCCTTGCGCGTTTTCCACCCCGGTCGGGTTTTCCGCTCCGAAGCCGTGGATGCCAGCCACTCTTTCGCGTTCCACCAGATAGAGGGTTTTTATGTGGACAAAAATGTCAGCATGGCGGATCTGCGCTGGACCGTTGACGCCTTTATAAAGGACCTTTTCGGTTCGTCGGTCGAAGTGAGGTTCATGCCCTCTTATTTCCCGTTCGTCGAGCCCGGCGCCGAGGTGGAAATGTCCTGCGTGTTCTGCAAGGGGCATAGCGGCAAATGCCCGGTGTGCAAGGGCTCCGGCTGGATAGAAGTTTTGGGCGCGGGCATACTGCACCCGAACGTAATGCGCGCCACCGGCTACGAGCCGCGCCAATGGGGCGGGTTCGCTTTCGGAGCCGGCATAGAGCGCTTCGCCATGCTGCTTTTCGGCATAAGCGACATGCGCGTGTTTTACGAGAACGATCTGAGGATTTTAAAGCAAATCTAG